In Pyrus communis chromosome 1, drPyrComm1.1, whole genome shotgun sequence, the following are encoded in one genomic region:
- the LOC137717208 gene encoding uncharacterized protein isoform X1 has translation MATEAYAARNPAEVHTDVLSNARQACYKARDAFYACVEKESDKKQTEIASKGLLYPAECKASREEFVKHCRTSWVKHFDALYCKNKSLKRLLDDKDSRKGPLSLPQLYSFKPTTTS, from the exons ATGGCCACGGAAGCTTACGCCGCACGAAACCCAGCAGAGGTTCACACGGACGTCCTTTCCAATGCCAGACAAGCTTGCTACAAG GCTCGGGACGCTTTCTATGCGTGTGTGGAGAAAGAATCGGACAAGAAGCAGACCGAAATCGCGTCGAAGGGCCTGTTGTACCCAGCAGAATGCAAAGCTTCGAGGGAGGAGTTTGTCAAACACTGCCGTACTTCTTGG GTGAAGCATTTTGATGCGCTCTACTGCAAGAACAAGAGTCTGAAGAGGCTTTTGGATGATAAAGATTCGAGGAAAGGTCCGTTGTCACTTCCACAGCTTTACAGTTTCAAGCCTACCACCACTAGTTAA
- the LOC137717208 gene encoding uncharacterized protein isoform X2 translates to MATEAYAARNPAEVHTDVLSNARQACYKARDAFYACVEKESDKKQTEIASKGLLYPAECKASREEFVKHCRTSWVKHFDALYCKNKSLKRLLDDKDSRKGV, encoded by the exons ATGGCCACGGAAGCTTACGCCGCACGAAACCCAGCAGAGGTTCACACGGACGTCCTTTCCAATGCCAGACAAGCTTGCTACAAG GCTCGGGACGCTTTCTATGCGTGTGTGGAGAAAGAATCGGACAAGAAGCAGACCGAAATCGCGTCGAAGGGCCTGTTGTACCCAGCAGAATGCAAAGCTTCGAGGGAGGAGTTTGTCAAACACTGCCGTACTTCTTGG GTGAAGCATTTTGATGCGCTCTACTGCAAGAACAAGAGTCTGAAGAGGCTTTTGGATGATAAAGATTCGAGGAAAG GAGTATAA